One Candidatus Obscuribacterales bacterium genomic window carries:
- a CDS encoding DUF547 domain-containing protein, translating into MRLIAKVICFLMLMQIQQVRAFDQSHQLFTDQLSKYLSRGLIHYKKLKEHPEGLDQYLASLANLTEDEYKGFSENQQKAFWINAYNALTIKNVLNHYPIKGTLTWFPPNSIRQVVGFWDEDHFRVAGQDYTLYTIVHGRIRKDFHDPRMHFAIVPASRGALPLRYAAYVGETIDDDLNALANKVVTDPQFVQFDEEKNEVRLSKIFAWFPLDFMAPVGFGKKRQLPPNDNAVVLHYVLQLLDAQKKPHETKPDIQVIYKPYDWALNDADAKKADSRRK; encoded by the coding sequence GTGCGACTAATAGCCAAAGTTATTTGCTTTTTGATGCTGATGCAGATTCAGCAAGTTAGAGCATTTGATCAGTCGCATCAGTTGTTTACAGATCAACTAAGTAAGTACCTGAGCCGTGGGCTCATACACTACAAGAAATTGAAAGAACACCCGGAAGGGCTTGATCAATACTTGGCGTCACTGGCCAATCTGACTGAAGACGAATACAAAGGCTTCTCCGAAAACCAACAGAAAGCTTTTTGGATAAATGCCTACAATGCTCTCACTATAAAAAATGTCTTGAACCATTACCCTATAAAAGGCACGCTGACATGGTTCCCTCCCAATAGCATCAGGCAAGTGGTCGGCTTCTGGGATGAGGATCACTTTCGTGTTGCCGGACAAGACTACACACTGTACACAATTGTGCATGGGCGTATTCGCAAAGACTTTCATGATCCACGCATGCACTTTGCCATTGTGCCGGCTTCGCGCGGAGCCTTGCCCTTGCGTTATGCTGCCTACGTGGGAGAAACAATTGACGATGATCTGAATGCGCTGGCAAACAAAGTTGTAACTGACCCCCAGTTTGTCCAGTTTGACGAAGAGAAAAATGAAGTTCGCCTGAGCAAAATCTTTGCCTGGTTCCCTCTGGATTTTATGGCGCCTGTAGGTTTTGGCAAAAAACGCCAATTGCCGCCTAACGACAACGCCGTTGTCTTGCATTATGTCTTGCAATTGCTCGATGCACAGAAAAAGCCGCACGAAACAAAGCCGGATATTCAGGTGATTTACAAGCCATATGATTGGGCTCTCAACGATGCTGACGCTAAAAAAGCCGACAGCCGAAGAAAATGA
- a CDS encoding DUF255 domain-containing protein, protein MIRRFWLVALALQMVVLFAGLITHGQAKQTLLVSGSNWETWSDSVFDRAKKENRLVILDLEAGWCHWCHVMDDKTYKNPEVLKVLKNRFITVRVDQDARPDLSTRYEDYGWPATIIFDAQGRELVKKSGYINPEEMLALLNEVVSNPKPIEEKKSDAAATSTTDSGLPADLRKELNDKHVAGYDTKAGGWKTEQKFLDWDSVEYSLAQSKERDYHPEERARATLANELQLMDPVWGGVYQYSTQGDWNHPHFEKLVQFQAENMRIYALAYEYWQDPEHLKAAQDIHRYMKEFLMSPEGAFYVSQDADLVPGESGQGFFQLSDERRREMGIPHIDKHIYSRENGWVISALTQLYAATADQTYLGEAEKAAKWIIANRSIPNGGFSHDKTDPSGPYLGDTLSMGRAFLNLYAVTADRSWLKYSEDAAKFIAKTFAGKNGFVSNVNKDPQAKLVPQANLDENISVVRFANLLFHYTGNNEFKQMADSSMRYLSMPEIARKRRVLVAGILLADREITTIPTHITVVGAKQDPKARELFAAALRYPSNYKRTEWADATEGKLPNTDVEYPQLKKAAAFGCANNRCSAPAYDPEALAAIIDQLSN, encoded by the coding sequence ATGATTCGTAGATTCTGGTTGGTTGCCCTGGCGTTGCAAATGGTGGTTTTGTTTGCCGGACTTATTACGCATGGACAAGCTAAACAGACTCTACTTGTCTCTGGAAGTAATTGGGAGACCTGGTCGGATTCCGTTTTCGATAGAGCAAAAAAGGAAAACCGTCTAGTCATATTGGATTTGGAAGCAGGCTGGTGTCACTGGTGTCATGTAATGGACGACAAAACTTACAAAAACCCTGAAGTCCTCAAGGTTTTGAAAAATCGTTTTATCACCGTGCGTGTCGATCAAGACGCAAGACCGGACTTATCCACTCGCTATGAAGACTATGGTTGGCCCGCAACAATTATTTTCGATGCCCAAGGTAGAGAACTTGTTAAGAAATCAGGCTACATAAATCCTGAAGAGATGCTTGCTTTGCTCAATGAAGTCGTAAGCAATCCCAAACCCATAGAAGAAAAGAAGTCGGACGCAGCTGCCACATCAACAACAGATTCCGGCTTGCCAGCCGACTTGAGAAAGGAATTGAACGACAAGCATGTTGCCGGTTACGACACAAAGGCCGGCGGCTGGAAAACCGAGCAAAAGTTTCTCGATTGGGACAGCGTTGAATATAGCCTCGCTCAGTCAAAAGAGCGTGACTATCACCCGGAAGAACGGGCAAGAGCAACTCTAGCTAATGAATTGCAACTGATGGACCCTGTTTGGGGAGGAGTTTATCAATACTCCACTCAAGGAGATTGGAATCACCCGCACTTTGAAAAGCTTGTGCAATTTCAAGCTGAAAACATGCGCATTTATGCTCTTGCTTATGAGTACTGGCAAGATCCGGAGCATTTAAAAGCAGCTCAAGATATTCATCGGTACATGAAAGAGTTTTTGATGAGCCCGGAAGGCGCCTTTTACGTAAGCCAGGATGCGGACTTAGTACCTGGTGAGTCAGGACAAGGATTTTTCCAATTGTCCGATGAGCGCCGCCGCGAGATGGGCATACCGCACATCGATAAGCATATTTACTCGCGCGAAAATGGCTGGGTCATAAGTGCTCTTACGCAACTCTATGCTGCCACTGCCGATCAAACTTATTTAGGTGAAGCAGAGAAAGCCGCTAAGTGGATTATTGCCAATAGATCAATTCCTAATGGCGGCTTCAGCCACGATAAAACTGATCCAAGTGGCCCGTATCTTGGCGATACGCTATCAATGGGGCGCGCTTTTCTCAATCTATATGCAGTGACTGCCGATAGAAGCTGGCTTAAGTACTCAGAAGACGCGGCAAAATTTATTGCCAAAACCTTTGCCGGAAAAAATGGCTTTGTCAGCAATGTCAACAAAGACCCGCAGGCAAAACTTGTGCCACAAGCCAATCTCGATGAAAATATTTCGGTTGTCCGCTTTGCCAACCTGCTTTTCCATTACACAGGCAACAACGAGTTCAAACAAATGGCCGATTCATCCATGCGCTATTTGTCCATGCCTGAAATCGCCCGCAAAAGGCGCGTGTTAGTAGCTGGAATACTTCTTGCCGATAGAGAAATTACAACTATACCGACTCACATAACTGTTGTCGGTGCGAAGCAAGATCCAAAAGCAAGAGAATTATTTGCAGCAGCGCTGCGCTATCCAAGCAACTATAAGCGCACCGAATGGGCTGATGCCACTGAAGGTAAACTGCCAAATACGGATGTGGAATATCCGCAACTAAAGAAAGCGGCTGCCTTCGGCTGCGCCAATAACCGTTGCTCGGCGCCGGCCTATGACCCCGAGGCGCTGGCCGCCATCATCGACCAGCTCAGCAACTAG
- a CDS encoding EVE domain-containing protein → MSYWLFKTEPSCYSYDELEKDKKTCWDGVANNLALKYLRQVKKGDLAIIYHTGDERSAIGIAEVTSEPYVDPKESDAKLAVVDVKPKKRLAKAVSLAEIKANPAFADFLLVKMSRLSVMPVTDKQWKMIVGK, encoded by the coding sequence ATGTCTTATTGGTTGTTCAAAACAGAACCAAGCTGTTATAGCTATGATGAATTGGAAAAAGACAAAAAGACTTGTTGGGATGGTGTCGCCAATAACTTAGCTTTGAAATATCTGCGGCAAGTGAAAAAAGGCGATCTCGCCATTATCTATCACACAGGCGACGAGAGATCGGCAATTGGTATTGCTGAAGTAACATCAGAGCCTTATGTTGATCCTAAAGAAAGCGACGCCAAACTGGCTGTCGTTGATGTAAAACCGAAAAAACGCCTGGCAAAAGCTGTCAGTCTTGCTGAGATAAAAGCAAATCCGGCTTTCGCTGATTTTCTCTTGGTGAAAATGTCGCGTTTGTCCGTGATGCCTGTGACGGACAAGCAATGGAAAATGATAGTCGGCAAGTAA